The uncultured Sphaerochaeta sp. genome includes the window GTCGAGCACCAGAGAAACAATATCGATGCTATCAGGGACATTGTCTATGTGTGCAACTTCAAGCAGCCAGACAGCCCCTCTGCCCTCACATTCCGCCCAGGGGAAGGAGAACGCTTCTGTGATGCATGTAGTGCATTCAATCAGGAACTGCTCTCCCTTACCCAAGACAGCGACCACTTTCTCGAGAAAGCAGAGCATCTTGTAGACCAGCTGGAGCAACAGTTCCCCGACAATCGGCAACTCTCCTCATACTTTGCCCATCTCAAGGCAGACCTTGCCCGAGAAGCTCTCCATATCCAGCACCTTGATCAAGAGATGCTCAAGAGTGACCCGATAGCACGGAAGTACCAAGCCAATCTGCTGGTCAATCACGCACAGACGAGACAACGGCCCCTGATCATCGAGTCCTACCCTACCTTCGATAACCTTTTTGGGTCAGTGGACACAGATGAGAAAATACCCCATCTCAGTCTGCATGCAGGATCTCTGCTTGAGGCAGCAGGTGGATTCATCGTCATAGAGGCAGAAAAACTCCTTGGAGAGAGTGGCCTATGGGAATCACTCAAACGGTATCTCGATGCAAACGCCCTGGCTTATGAGGCAGGGCTTGTCACCAAGGGGGAGCTGAAAAGCAAGATGATCAGGCCCCAGGTGGTCCCTCTCCCGATCAAGGTCATTCTGATCGGTAGCGAAGAGGTTTATGATATGCTCTCTGATGAGGATGAGCGATTCCTGACGCTCTTCAAGATCTGCGCACAGTTCGATTATTCGATGAAACTCTCCAAGGAGGCAATTGCCCAGAGCATCTGGGCCTTGGATGCCTATGCAAAGAGCCATCACATGCTCCCTCTTGAAGATAGCGCCTTTGGCCAGTTGCTTCGGTACTCCTGCTGGTATGTGGAGTCCCGCACCCATCTGACAACGCACTTCTCATCACTGTATGATGTCATTGAGGAAGCTCACTGGTGGGCGAAGCACCATAACCAGGCATCCATCGACGGGGAGCTCATTCTCCGTGTAAATGAGGAGCGGGGATACATCAACGGCATCAGCGAGAGCAAGATCAATGAAGAGATTCTCAGTGGTGATATGATCATCAGCCTCTCCGGCACAAAAGTCGGGGTAGTCAACGGCTTGGCCGTCATGGACCGTGGCAGTGCTTCCTTTGGAACCCCTACGGTCATATCCTGTACGGCCAGCCCAGGAAATGAAGGTATTGTTAATATTGAACATGAAGCCGGACTCAGCGGGGAAATTCATGACAAGGGTCTCCTGATCCTGGAGGGATACCTACGCAAGCATTATGCCCGTACCTTCCCACTCTCCATTTACGCCGGCATCGCCTTCGAGCAATCCTATGCAGAGGTTGATGGAGATAGTGCATCCTCCAGCGAACTGCTTGCCTTGCTCTCTGCAATCGGAGAGCTGCCTGTCCGCCAGGATATCGCAGTGACCGGGTCGGTCAATCAAATGGGCTTGATCCAGCCTGTTGGAGGAATCAACGAAAAGATTGAGGGATTCTTCCGTACTTGTTTGGCAACAGGGCTCACCGGAAAACAGGGAGTAATCATTCCAAAGCAAAATGTCCGCAATCTTATCCTTCCCTATGAGGTACTGAACGCCATCAAGGAGAAGCAATTCTTCATCTATCCGGTCAGTACCATAGATGAAGCGATGCAGATACTCACCGGAAGGAGTGTCGGTGTTCGCAATGCAAAGGGCAACTGGAGTACAGGGAATTTCAACTTTGATATTGAAGATAAGCTGAAACGAATGTATGTAGCAGTTACATCCAACCGGGGCTAGTGATCTGGTACCAACTGCAGAGCATAATCCCTGTGGCTACCGCTACATTCAGGGAACCCTTGGTTCCTCCCATCGGGAGGGTCAATCGTCCAAGGGAGGCTTCACTTGCCTTCAGCAAGGAGGGACTGACACCCAGCTCCTCCCCACCGATAATTCCTACCCCTTCCCTCGGAAAGGGAAACTGGGAGAGTTCCGTGCCACCTGTCTCCAAAGCAAAGAGGGGAAGGGATTGTATCCGCTGCAGCACTACGTCCTCAGGCAGGACCTCATGGTCCACTGTAGCAATACATCCTCTGCTGGTTTTTATCGTACGGGGGTGGTCGAGCCTCGCACACCCTTCGACCAAATAGATTTTCTGCACTCCAAAGGAGTCTGCACTACGGAATATGGATCCAATATTATAAGGAGAGCGAAGGCGGTCGAGCACCAGGATATGGGGAAGGATATGGCGAGCTGACACATCAAGCGCTCCCTGATCATCGGTAAGGTCCCAATCGGAGGGTTCACTTCCCAAGACACCAAGGAGAAAATAGTGGATATCCTCGAGAAGGATTGCCAAATCTCTTCCTTGGACAAAGGGAACTCTTCTTATCAGCGAACGTAACTGCTTTCTTTGTTCCTCATCCAACACCTCAGCAAACTGCTGCTCTTCAGAGAGCGTGAGCAGTCCATACAGATACGAGGTGTCCATCTCCTGGGACAACTGATGAAACAGGCTTGCGCATTTTCTTACACAAGTCCGACTTTTCAGGCTTCTAAGCTTCTTCAGTGTGATCATCACGTTCCTGTGCCTGGGAGGGCGCAACCAACAAGGCGAACTCTCCCTTGATCGAAGGCTTTGCACCAAGTATTTCCATCACCTGGGAGGCAGTTCCCTGCAAGAACTCCTCAAACTTCTTGGTCATTTCCCTTCCCAATACAATCTGACGTTCCCCATCCAGCTCAGCCAGCTCACCAAGGGTCTTGAGAATTCTAAAGGGCGACTCATAGATGATGAACGCCTCATCACGGCTGAGCAACTCCTCCAGACGTTTCTTTCTTCGTCCCTTCTTTGGGCTGAGAAATCCTTCAAAGGTGAATGTTTTTCCTACATACCCAGCCACACTGACAAGAGCCGATTGTGCAGAGACACCAGGAATAGGGACAACAGGAAAGCCAGCCTGGCGAACAGTACTGACCACACGCGCTCCCGGGTCACTGATACCCGGGGTGCCCGCATCACTGACAAAGGCAACATCCTTACCTTCTGCCAATAAGCCTACGATGCCTTTTGCAGAGTTGGTCTCATTGTGTGCATGACAGGCAATCAGACGCTTGCTGATCCCCCAATGGGTCAACAGCTGCTGTGTATGCCGGGTGTCCTCACAGGCGATTATCTCAACGCCTTTAAGCGTCTCAACTGCCCTGTAGGTAATATCATCTAGGTTTCCAATGGGTGTTGCCACCATATACAAGGTACTCATGGATGCAGTCTACACGCTCTTAGTACCCCTTACAAGCCAATGGGGATGGTAGTATTGGCCATAGGAGTTGGCATAATTTACCAAACTTGGTGGCAATACAGTGAATATGCAATGATTTTCTATGGATAATTCCCATATTATCAAAGTTGGCACGCCTTATGCATAGTAGTCTACGTACAAACAAACGCAAACAACAGCCACCTAGTGGCGAAAGGAGACAATGATGCAGATGTTCAAGAGAATCGCCGATATCTTCAATTCCCACGTAAACAGTGCTTTGGATAAACTCGAAGACCCGGCAAAGATGATCAACCTGATGATCACAGAACTTGAGGAAACCCAGAGCAAGGCTCGTTCTTCAATGGCAGCAAGAAAAGCTGAGCAGGTAAGTCTGGAGCGCGAGAAGGCAGAGTTGGAGAAGTCGCTTCTTCGTTGGGATGACCGTGCCAAACTGGCTATCACCAATGGCAGGGAAGACCTCGCCCGTGAAGCCTTGATCGAAAAGAATAATGCAAAAGCAAGAATCAAGCGTATCGAAGAGCTTGAAACAAACCTGCAGACCATTCTTGCCAGTCAGAGTAGCCAGCTCACCCAGATTGCTGACAAGCTCAAGGAAGTGAAAGACAAGCAACAGATCCTTGTCCAGAGAGCAAGAAGCGCAAAGGAAAAGAAGCAGGTTGCTGAAACCCTGAAGAGCAGCGACAGTACTGACTTGGCTCGCAAGTTCAGTGAACTGGAGAGCAAGATCGAGCGTATGGAAGCAGACGCAGAAATGGCCGGCTATCATGGTACCACCAGTGCTGCCGACGAGTTCAGCAGAATGGAAAGTGAAAATGAAATTGATGCAGAGATGGAACAGCTGAAGGCATCGATGAGCAAGAAGAAAGAGAAGGAGCAGAAGTAATGGACTACTACCACAGGACGCTCTACCGTGAGCGAAGAGGTATGATTCTTGGAGTTTTCCAGGGACTGGCAACGTGGTCAGGGCTTCCCGTACTCCTGTTGAGAATCGTTGGAATCATCCTACTTTTCTCTGTGGGGTTCATCCCGATGGTAATCGCCTACCTGGGCACAGCCCTCATCCTCCCCTCACGATAGTTTTTTCATGACATAGATGGTATTTCTTCCTCAGGGCTGCTTTACAAGTCTGACTGAAAATCAGACAGAGAAGCAGCCCTCTTTTCATATACAGAGTGTATGAAAAGACCATCAAATGGTGTATTACAGCAGATCCTGATATTTCCTGTACAATCCCCTGAGCTGGTCGTAGGTAAGGCCAAGGAGCTTGGCTGCCTCCCTCTGGTTCCCCCCTGCCTGCTTCAAGGCCTCGGCAAGGTAAGAGACATCGAGATCAATACGAGCTTGTCCAAACTGCGACAAGTCCAGTTGTTTCTGCTTTTCAGTGACAACGCCTTCCTCTCTCTCCATCTCTCTTTGGGTGAAAGGGTTATCAAATGGATTGAAATCGAGGTGTTCAATTTCTGGAGTATCGCTGCGGTAGACAGCCCTCTCAATCACATTCTTCAATTCACGCACATTACCAGGCCAGGGATAGGATTGCAGGGAAGCTTCCACTTCCTCTGAGAAAACCGGCATCTCGCTCCTGCCACACTCAAGAGCCATTTTTGAGGCAAAATATGAGGCAAGCAACAGGATATCCTCTCCACGCTCACGAAGCGGAGGAAGAAACAACACTTCAAAAGAGAGTCGGTCCAGAAGGTCTTCCTTAAACTTTCCTTCATTGCAGAGCGTGGGAAGGTCTGCATTGGTAGCACCGATGATCTTCACATTCACCTCATGGGTGACAGAGGATCCGACCCGTTCATAGGTCCCATATTCCACTACACGAAGGATCTTCTCTTGTACCTCCAGAGGGATGAGCCCGATCTCATCCAAGAAAAGCGTACCTCCCTCAGCCTCTTCAAATCGCCCCTTGCGGGTCTTCTGGGCTCCGGTGAACGCTCCCTGCTCATAACCGAAAAGTTCGGTCTCGATCAAGGAAGGTGGAAGAGCAGCACAGTTGACGGTTACCAAGCTCTGCTGCCATCGAGGAGAGAGAAAGTGCAATCTTCTTGCTGCAATCTCCTTGCCGCTGCCACGCTCCCCTACCAGAAGGACAGAACGATTCACGGTAGCTGCACGGCTCAGCTTGCTCTGGAAATCCAGAAAAACTTCGCTCTCTCCTAGTGGTTGCTGGTTGTATCCTCCGCCCTGTGGGGAATCCATTCGGTGCTCCTCTGTTGGTAAATTTTGCCATCCTTGGTATGATTTGCCAGAAACAGGGTAGCACAGCTCAGCAGACAAGAAAAGCCGTGTAGCTCCAATCCTTGCTAAAATGGTGATTTATCAAATTTTTCATAGATATATTGGAGTTGGCACGAATAGTGCAACTAGACTTATAGAAACAGAGATGGTACTACTACCTAAGGAGAGATATTATGGGAGTTTTTTCAAGATTCTTGGATATTGTAAATGCAAATATCAACTCACTGCTCGATAAGGCAGAAGATCCCGAAAAGATGATCAAGTTGATGATGCAGGAGATGGAAGATACCCTGATTGAACTCAAGAGTTCCTGCGCCGCAAAAATGGCCAGCAGGGCAAAGACCGACCGTACCTATAAAGAAGCGCTCAATGCAGTAGAACGCTGGCAGAGCCGAGCAGAACTGGCTATCAGCAAGGGACGCGAAGATTTGGCACGGGAGGCACTACTTGAGAAGAAGCAGGCAAAAGCAACACTTGATCGCCTCAAAGAGGAACTTGCCACCTATGATGAGGTAATCAAAACCGCAAAGAGTGAAATCAACCAGATTGAGGATAAGCTATCCACCGTGAAGCAGAAGTACCAGATGATGGTTGAGAGGGCGAAACGGGCCAGAGAAGAACAAGCTGCCCAGGAAACCCTGAGACGTGCAAGCGAGGGAAACACACTCCACCGCTTCAATGATATGGAAGAGAAGATAGACCGTATGCAGGCTGACAATGACCTGAACCGCAGTGGCTCTACCTTGGACGAGAAATTCCGAGACCTCGAGGAGATGGAGGACATCGATGCTGAGATCGAGGAATTGCGCAAACGCGCCGGCTTGTGAGTGGAGGGGTAAGGCATGGAAGCAATCTGGATCTTAACAGTTATATTTACCTTCATTATCGTCGTATCCACCCTTGATCATCGCTACAGTCTGAGAAAGAAAAAAATAGATGCAGCCCTTCGGATGCGAGAAATGGAGATGGGGTACCCACCAGGGACCTATAGCGACACAAAGTACAAAAAGCGAAAGAAGGGGACTGCCTCTGAAGCCAGCTTCACCGAATGGCGACAGGGAACCAATAGGGCGGAACTAAGAAAAGGAATTGATGAGCTGCAGGAGCGGCTTGCTAACCTTGAGACGATTACAAAGAGCCGGAAAAACTCATCTGAAGGCTTTGAAGATAAGGAATGAAAGGAATGACTACTATGGCTACCAAACGATTGTACAGATCCCCTCGGGGAAAAATTTTCGGGGTTTGCACCGGCCTTGCCGAGTGGAGGGACCTTCCCGCTGACCCGGTCCGCCTGATTGTATTTCTTGTGGTACTCGCAACAGGCATCTTTCCAGGAGCACTCATCTACCTGCTTGCTGCGCTCATAATACCAATGAATCCTGAAGGCTCTTATGACTCGACCATCTATACAAACAATGCACCAGATTCGAGTGAAGAGGAACTGAAGGCTGAGTATGAACGTCTCAAGCGCAAAGTGGAAAAAATGGAGAGTGAGATGTTCAACAAGGAACGTGACTGGGACGACCGATTCCACCAAGGAAACTGATATGTTGAAGGATACCAACGCCAATAAAATCTTCCTGATCATCCTGGTGCTCATACTCGCTCTCTCCTTCTCTCTCTACAAGGGATGGGAGAAGCGGGGTATCGAGCAGCGCAGGGACCAGCAGATAGACTTCCAGGAGGGAGACTCCCTTGAGGTATCAACCATCAGCAATGATATTATCATTGAGGTTGATGATGGAGTGAGGCAAGCCAGTATTTCTCTTGGCAAGCATGACAATGAAGAGCTCAAGGTTTCAAAACGAGGTTCCCTGGTAACTGTTTCAGTCACCCCGATCAAACGTTGGTTCATCCGTTTCTTCTCCTACAATCCTTCTCCCTTGATGATCACACTCCCCAGTGAGGAACTGGGACGATTGGAAGTCACTTCCACCAGTGGGAACATCACCTTGATGCACCCCATGAAAACCAACTCGACGAAGGTTTCTGGCGTAAGTGGCGAGGTTGACTTTCTCACTCTCTGGGCATCTGACAATCTGGAGTTGCGTACCATCAGTGGAGACATCTCTGGAAAAGAAGCCTCCTCTGATGGAGATGTAACGCTCTCATCAACGAGCGGTACGGTAGAGGTCCAACAGATTTCTGCAGCCAAGACCACCCTCAAGACAGTGAGTTCCAGGATAGAGGGGGAAGTTCGCCTTCCTGAAGGGAGCTCTGTTGAGGCCAAGACTACCAGCGGAGCAATTGAATTGAATCTTCGATCAAGTGAGAACCTCAAGGTAACAGCATCAACGGTCAGTGGTTCAATCGAGTTCAACGATGAACGACAAACCGGGAATGAGGCCAGCTTACAGACAGGAGAGGCAAGCAACCTAGTAAGACTTTCATCGGTAAGCGGGGAAATCGATTTGTTATACTAATTTTTCCATTATAAATACACATAGGCAGAGTGCAAAAAGCTCTGCCTATTTTTTTTTGCATTCCTTGCTATATACATGCATTTTCTTATTTTCATACCTTGCTTACTTGCTATTCTCCCGAATCTATAGGTAGCATACTGCTATCAAGGAGGCACGATGGAACGAAGTGAACGCATCCTCTATGCTCTACTCATTGTACTTATCTGCTCCCTCATGCTCGTAGCCATGATACTTGAGGGTCCGCTCACTGTCTTACAGAATACCCTACGACTGCAGACTCATGCAGCTCGCCTGATCAGCGACTTTACGTTGCATGGTGTGGGAACAGCTATGTTCAATGCAGCCACGGTAGGATTGTTGGCATTGGTCCTCATCTTCTATGCATCAGTCAGTCTTTCTGGGCCAACCATTTCAGCAATTCTGACCATGATGGGGTTCTCCTTCTTCGGCAATACATTGCTCAACAGCATCCCACTCATCCTTGGAGTCTGGTTGGCAAGCAAGCTTGCACGCAAGACCTTCGGTTCATACAGCTTGATTGCCCTTTTCGGCACAGCGCTTGGCCCCTTGGTGACCTTTCTGATGTTCTCAACCGACTTGCCCTTGCCTCTCTCCATTCCACTGGGGATTGTAGCAGGCCTTGCCGCCGGCTTTATCCTCCCTGCTGTGGCAGGATCCATGTTGCAGCTTCATCAAGGCTATAATCTGTACAACGTAGGTTTCAGTTGTGGGTTCATCGGTCTGTTTGCATCCAACCTACTCATTGCAGCGGGGAAAATGGAACCATTGTCCATTACCTGGAGTGAGGAGTTCTCACTCCCTCTCTTTCTGGTAATACCCGTATTCTCCCTATTATTGATAGTGACCGCCTTCTTCATTGAAAAACCAAAGCAGGGTTTTCAAGGGTTGTTGGAAGTGCAAAAGCTCTCTGGGCGTCTCCCCTATGACTTTTTTGACACCGGATACACCTCTGGAACGCTCTTGAATATTGGGCTGCTTGGTCTGGTCTTCTGGGCATATCTGATTCTCATTGGAGCACCTATCAATGGGCCAACCATCGGGGCCTTGTTTACCATCATAGCCTTCGGGGGTTTCGGAAAAACCTTAAAAAACACCTTTCCTGTAGTGTTGGGCGTTATTCTCTCTACACTTCTGTTTGACAAGTCTCTGGTTGCTCCAGGCCCCCTCTTGGCAACCCTCTTCGCCACCACCTTGGCTCCAATAGCTGGTCAGTTCGGATTTATAGCAGGTCTGTTAGCTGGATTCCTGCATCTGGTGATGGTAGAAGTAACCGCCTCCTGGCATGGAGGACTTGATCTGTATAACAATGGCTTTGCCGGTGGGCTGACGGCAAGCTTGTTTGTTGCAATCTTACAGTGGTACAAAACCAACCGCCCCGAGGAGGATTTCATACAATGAAACGCAAGGAACTACTAGGACGATTGATTGGGGAGGTTACGAACTTCCTCTTGGACGGTAATCCGCTTCGCTTGGTGGTCTCTCTCCACCAGGAAGAGGATGGAGCTCATCTGACCTTCTTTGATGATAAAAAACGGAGTGAAGCAGAGCTTAAAAACATCAACAAGGCCCTGCACCCAAAACAAGAGCGGCCTGAGCTTGCCGAATACTATGGATTGATGGCAGGACACGATGTGACCTGGGACTCCCGGCTGAAGCTCATTGGATGGCAGATCAAACATGCAGATGTTGACAATTCCGATAGCGGGCTGAGGATTGATCTCTGGCTTGGAAGTGATGCATTCAATCCAGAAAAATTTAGTATCGGGAAGAAATAACAACAATATTACAACATATGTTCTATAATGTGTTGCATATTCAATATTCTATCAGATTTTTGTTGCATAAACATACAGATACTGTTGCATAAATTTTCAGTATCCGGTATTATCCCTACAATTTGAACTGATGGAGAACCTATGAACACAAGCTTTCTTCTTCTTGAGGACGGAACCGTATTCACCGCAACTGGATTTGGAACACCCGCGCCCTTGCTTGGCAAAAAGGCTCCCATAGCAGAGGTGGTCTTCAACACCAGCATGTGTGGCTACCAAGAAATCCTTACTGATCCTTCCTATCATGGACAAATGGTCGTAATGACCTACCCCCATATTGGAAACTATGGGTGCGAAGCCTCCTTTGAGGAGCATCTGGGGTTACCAAAGCCCATCAGCTGTACAGCATTACTTGTTCATTCTGTGTATACAGGCCCTCTTCCCCCAAAGAGGGTCTCTTTACATGATTATCTACTCACCCACGGAATAGTCGGGCTATGTGGGGTGGATACACGTGCATTAACCATCCATATACGAAACAAGGGAGCCCAGAGGGCAATCATATTCAGGACTGAAGGCAAGACACTTTCACGTTCAGAACATGAACATGCCCTCTCCTTGGTGAGGGCCTATCCATCAGTCAGTGAGCTCGATCTAATCGAAGGGGTAAGCACCAAGCGCGTGGTCAAGGACCCTCTCCCTGGGGCGCCAAAGGATGCTTCACAACGATTTGCAGTAGTGGACTTTGGGATCAAGCGGTCAATTGTCACCGAACTGTATCGTCGAGGGGTGGCAGTCACCCTCTTTCCGCCTACCGTACTGGCTGAGGACATTCTCCGCTCAGGATGTAGTGCAATGCTGCTCTCAAACGGACCGGGAGATCCTGAACGATTGCAGGACGTTGTATCGATGACCGAACAGGTCATAGAAGCAGGATTTCCTGTCTTTGGTATCTGTCTCGGACACCAGTTAATCACCTGGGCACTGGGTGGAAGCACAAAGAAAATGAAATATGGACACCATGGGGGTAACCACCCTGTAGTGGATACCCAAACTGGTGCCTGCTTTGTCACGAGCCAGAACCACAGTTACGCCAGTGAGACGAAGACACTTCCCCCTTCTGCAACAGTATGGTTCAGGAATGCAAATGACAACTCCATCGAAGGGCTGTTCTGCACAGACAAGAGAGTAAGCTGTGTCCAGTTTCACCCAGAAGCATCTCCAGGCCCTCATGACGCAACCTGGATTTTTGACCGGTTCATCCTGGAAGCCAAGGAGGCAAGCGTATGAGTGCAAGACGTGATATTAAAAGAATCCTGGTTATCGGCAGCGGCCCCATTGTCATCGGGCAAGCCTGCGAGTTCGACTATAGTGGCACACAAGCCGTGAAAGCTTTGAAAGAGGAAGGATATGAGGTTATTCTGCTCAACCCCAATCCAGCGACCGTCATGACTACCCCCGGCATGGCAGACCATATTTATCTCGACCCACTAAGAGTCGAATATGTTGAACAAATCTTCCAAAGGGAACGCCCTGACGCCATCCTCACTACCATGGGAGGGCAAAGCGGACTCAACCTGGCACTCGAGCTCGATGAGTCAGGGTTGCTCGAACAATATGGGGTTCAGGTCATTGGCTCTTCCATCGCATCCATCAAACTCGCAGAGGACCGTGGAGCTTTCAAGCAGGTCATCGAAGGCTTGGGATTGGAAAGCGCAAAAAGCTCAATCGTCCACAACATGGAGGAGGGAATGGGACTCCTTGAGGATTTCCCCTTCCCCCTGATCATCCGGCCCTCCTACACGTTAGGGGGTATGGGAGGATCCATCGCCTACAACAGGGAAGAGTACCCCTCATTACTTGAGCACGCCATGGAAACCAGTCCAACCCACGAAGTCCTCATTGAGGAATCGCTCATTGGTTGGAAAGAGTTCGAAATGGAGGTGATGCGTGACAAGAAGGATAATGCAATTATCGTCTGTTCCATCGAGAATGTTGACCCAATGGGAGTCCATACCGGGGACAGCATCACCATCGCCCCCATCCAGACCCTCGATGAAGGAAGCTACCAGAAGATGAGGGACGCATCAATTGCCA containing:
- a CDS encoding DUF1576 domain-containing protein yields the protein MERSERILYALLIVLICSLMLVAMILEGPLTVLQNTLRLQTHAARLISDFTLHGVGTAMFNAATVGLLALVLIFYASVSLSGPTISAILTMMGFSFFGNTLLNSIPLILGVWLASKLARKTFGSYSLIALFGTALGPLVTFLMFSTDLPLPLSIPLGIVAGLAAGFILPAVAGSMLQLHQGYNLYNVGFSCGFIGLFASNLLIAAGKMEPLSITWSEEFSLPLFLVIPVFSLLLIVTAFFIEKPKQGFQGLLEVQKLSGRLPYDFFDTGYTSGTLLNIGLLGLVFWAYLILIGAPINGPTIGALFTIIAFGGFGKTLKNTFPVVLGVILSTLLFDKSLVAPGPLLATLFATTLAPIAGQFGFIAGLLAGFLHLVMVEVTASWHGGLDLYNNGFAGGLTASLFVAILQWYKTNRPEEDFIQ
- a CDS encoding PspA/IM30 family protein, whose protein sequence is MGVFSRFLDIVNANINSLLDKAEDPEKMIKLMMQEMEDTLIELKSSCAAKMASRAKTDRTYKEALNAVERWQSRAELAISKGREDLAREALLEKKQAKATLDRLKEELATYDEVIKTAKSEINQIEDKLSTVKQKYQMMVERAKRAREEQAAQETLRRASEGNTLHRFNDMEEKIDRMQADNDLNRSGSTLDEKFRDLEEMEDIDAEIEELRKRAGL
- a CDS encoding TrmH family RNA methyltransferase; protein product: MITLKKLRSLKSRTCVRKCASLFHQLSQEMDTSYLYGLLTLSEEQQFAEVLDEEQRKQLRSLIRRVPFVQGRDLAILLEDIHYFLLGVLGSEPSDWDLTDDQGALDVSARHILPHILVLDRLRSPYNIGSIFRSADSFGVQKIYLVEGCARLDHPRTIKTSRGCIATVDHEVLPEDVVLQRIQSLPLFALETGGTELSQFPFPREGVGIIGGEELGVSPSLLKASEASLGRLTLPMGGTKGSLNVAVATGIMLCSWYQITSPGWM
- a CDS encoding sigma 54-interacting transcriptional regulator; the protein is MDSPQGGGYNQQPLGESEVFLDFQSKLSRAATVNRSVLLVGERGSGKEIAARRLHFLSPRWQQSLVTVNCAALPPSLIETELFGYEQGAFTGAQKTRKGRFEEAEGGTLFLDEIGLIPLEVQEKILRVVEYGTYERVGSSVTHEVNVKIIGATNADLPTLCNEGKFKEDLLDRLSFEVLFLPPLRERGEDILLLASYFASKMALECGRSEMPVFSEEVEASLQSYPWPGNVRELKNVIERAVYRSDTPEIEHLDFNPFDNPFTQREMEREEGVVTEKQKQLDLSQFGQARIDLDVSYLAEALKQAGGNQREAAKLLGLTYDQLRGLYRKYQDLL
- the rsmI gene encoding 16S rRNA (cytidine(1402)-2'-O)-methyltransferase, producing MSTLYMVATPIGNLDDITYRAVETLKGVEIIACEDTRHTQQLLTHWGISKRLIACHAHNETNSAKGIVGLLAEGKDVAFVSDAGTPGISDPGARVVSTVRQAGFPVVPIPGVSAQSALVSVAGYVGKTFTFEGFLSPKKGRRKKRLEELLSRDEAFIIYESPFRILKTLGELAELDGERQIVLGREMTKKFEEFLQGTASQVMEILGAKPSIKGEFALLVAPSQAQERDDHTEEA
- a CDS encoding PspC domain-containing protein, which produces MATKRLYRSPRGKIFGVCTGLAEWRDLPADPVRLIVFLVVLATGIFPGALIYLLAALIIPMNPEGSYDSTIYTNNAPDSSEEELKAEYERLKRKVEKMESEMFNKERDWDDRFHQGN
- the carA gene encoding glutamine-hydrolyzing carbamoyl-phosphate synthase small subunit, which encodes MNTSFLLLEDGTVFTATGFGTPAPLLGKKAPIAEVVFNTSMCGYQEILTDPSYHGQMVVMTYPHIGNYGCEASFEEHLGLPKPISCTALLVHSVYTGPLPPKRVSLHDYLLTHGIVGLCGVDTRALTIHIRNKGAQRAIIFRTEGKTLSRSEHEHALSLVRAYPSVSELDLIEGVSTKRVVKDPLPGAPKDASQRFAVVDFGIKRSIVTELYRRGVAVTLFPPTVLAEDILRSGCSAMLLSNGPGDPERLQDVVSMTEQVIEAGFPVFGICLGHQLITWALGGSTKKMKYGHHGGNHPVVDTQTGACFVTSQNHSYASETKTLPPSATVWFRNANDNSIEGLFCTDKRVSCVQFHPEASPGPHDATWIFDRFILEAKEASV
- a CDS encoding PspA/IM30 family protein; this encodes MQMFKRIADIFNSHVNSALDKLEDPAKMINLMITELEETQSKARSSMAARKAEQVSLEREKAELEKSLLRWDDRAKLAITNGREDLAREALIEKNNAKARIKRIEELETNLQTILASQSSQLTQIADKLKEVKDKQQILVQRARSAKEKKQVAETLKSSDSTDLARKFSELESKIERMEADAEMAGYHGTTSAADEFSRMESENEIDAEMEQLKASMSKKKEKEQK
- a CDS encoding AAA family ATPase, whose protein sequence is MTDTKKRVHPLTYEEASFDFDPLLISECRALGSKEHIVGQPRALRSLEIGLSLQKCGYNIFVSGEATSGRHEAVRYCVEHQRNNIDAIRDIVYVCNFKQPDSPSALTFRPGEGERFCDACSAFNQELLSLTQDSDHFLEKAEHLVDQLEQQFPDNRQLSSYFAHLKADLAREALHIQHLDQEMLKSDPIARKYQANLLVNHAQTRQRPLIIESYPTFDNLFGSVDTDEKIPHLSLHAGSLLEAAGGFIVIEAEKLLGESGLWESLKRYLDANALAYEAGLVTKGELKSKMIRPQVVPLPIKVILIGSEEVYDMLSDEDERFLTLFKICAQFDYSMKLSKEAIAQSIWALDAYAKSHHMLPLEDSAFGQLLRYSCWYVESRTHLTTHFSSLYDVIEEAHWWAKHHNQASIDGELILRVNEERGYINGISESKINEEILSGDMIISLSGTKVGVVNGLAVMDRGSASFGTPTVISCTASPGNEGIVNIEHEAGLSGEIHDKGLLILEGYLRKHYARTFPLSIYAGIAFEQSYAEVDGDSASSSELLALLSAIGELPVRQDIAVTGSVNQMGLIQPVGGINEKIEGFFRTCLATGLTGKQGVIIPKQNVRNLILPYEVLNAIKEKQFFIYPVSTIDEAMQILTGRSVGVRNAKGNWSTGNFNFDIEDKLKRMYVAVTSNRG
- a CDS encoding DUF4097 family beta strand repeat-containing protein, yielding MLKDTNANKIFLIILVLILALSFSLYKGWEKRGIEQRRDQQIDFQEGDSLEVSTISNDIIIEVDDGVRQASISLGKHDNEELKVSKRGSLVTVSVTPIKRWFIRFFSYNPSPLMITLPSEELGRLEVTSTSGNITLMHPMKTNSTKVSGVSGEVDFLTLWASDNLELRTISGDISGKEASSDGDVTLSSTSGTVEVQQISAAKTTLKTVSSRIEGEVRLPEGSSVEAKTTSGAIELNLRSSENLKVTASTVSGSIEFNDERQTGNEASLQTGEASNLVRLSSVSGEIDLLY
- a CDS encoding PspC domain-containing protein is translated as MDYYHRTLYRERRGMILGVFQGLATWSGLPVLLLRIVGIILLFSVGFIPMVIAYLGTALILPSR